In the Lytechinus variegatus isolate NC3 chromosome 17, Lvar_3.0, whole genome shotgun sequence genome, GTCTGCTTTCCTCTCAACAGGCCTGTCTGTGCGTTACACTCGTCTAAGGTAGGTAGATGTAGATTTTGTTCATCTCtttatttttatctcttttttcttgACGTAAATTGTTTGAGAGCCCTTCGATCCTATGAGCAGGTTGATTTGAATACCTGTATATAGAGAATATCAAGTGCAACAtgaatttttgttaaaatttatactttttgtggtcatttcatatttgttagaAAGAGGAGCTCCGTCAGCTTTATAATGTACTTTTTGACCTTGTAACGAACTGTAATACATGTAAAGAACAGAAATACATCACATACAAGGTGGCATTTTgggcagggtgctacataagcattTGCCTGAATTGGGCAAGCACAATTCTCACAGCAGAATGACcaagaatgaccaaaattagggtcaatataatATTCTGACCCTAATTTGGGTCAtagcaggcaagataaaatcactttggaaaaagaaatgcaatagcaagatagatcagttcatgtcaaaagagagaaaaaagtcaaTGGTTTAAATAACCTCAATACTtccttttgaagaggtaaaacaaaatttcaaggatttttttcgggcaagtgaaatagattttggagcaagtatattccaactatttaaaagaTTTACTTGCCCGACCGGGCAGGTGGTTCTAAAAAGTTGTGTAGTACCCTGATTTTAGGTATAACTAACTCAAAATCTGATTCATTGTAAAATATAAGGTTCTCAGTTGTtacttacatgtagtttcacTTTGGAATTCAAGCAtgatatacaaatgaaaaagcAGGTGATGGTGACACATCATATATTTTATgcattatgaattatgaaatatttaataataataattataatagtaatatgtccatttatatagtgctGTTTTTAtatgcatatactcaactgcgcttcgAAACTTGGTATCATACTattagcagagctgccaagtagtacggattttccgtatttagtactgaaaaatgagaagaatactgatttctcaagtttcagttttatgtgttgtcctatggtatttctttgaaaatactaatttcctcaccaaaatactgattttcagctttaaaaatactgaaatgttcttgttcaggttggcagctctgtattaGCCTGACTGTAGCTGAGCcaccatattaataggcgccaTATTAATGGTGGATTGGTATAATAACAAAATTTGTCGATCCTATCTCTCTTTCAGTACTCTAAAGGAAAGTTGGCTGTCCTTGGATCTGTTCACATGTTCTCTGACCAGTATTTGGAGAAGGAGGAGAACAATAAGATCATGGATGTACTCTTCAAATGGCTTACCACGGATGAAGTGGTGCTCAATGCCATAGATGCTGAGGATCCGGAGGTGAGATAGTGGAGACAAATAATGGCCCGAATATAGGTGGTTTTGAATTGGTGGTTTCAAGCAATGATTTATGCAGATTCCATCCTGAAATGAGCTTATTTCAACCGGTATATTGAGAAAGTGTTAAATATTGAACGCATGTTTTTGGCACAGAAGGTTACTTTGATGTTTGTAACTCTTGGTTACTATAAGaatgagtccatggtttatctagattaatgaaaaacaaaatgtatggaCTCAATAATTGAATATAATTAAGCATCATGAGCACTGAATAACCTCAATTCTCAAAATTTGTtaaatgaaaatctacataaTATTGCACAAGACCATGGCAAATCAATTTCTCAGAATTTCCTGATAATCTACACTAGAGGGGTcttgatatttcaaacaaagatttttttattaaacaaatgaaaatttaatctCACTCCTAAATTTGTGCCATTACTTCCCCTTCATAGCTCCTACTCGTACGAACTACCATTAACCATTCACATGAAATTAACCACTTTCTCTATTCCTTATTACTTCAACGCCTGCAATGGAATAATGTTCGGTGTccttttgctttatttattatcatcctTGTGTGTAGATATCAGACTATAACTTTCTACCGGACACGTCTAAGCTCGCTGATAAACTACGGACATGTTTGCAGGAGAATGAGGACACGCCTAGAGATTTCAACACCCTGTTTGATGGAACCGTGTACAGCCTGGACACTAAAGTGGTTCCCAAAGTTGTCAGGTTAGTCTAGtagtttttttgtctcacccacCAGGTGAAGgtgagacttagggatccaaatgtcgtccgtccgtcacaaacctaatgacacataactccacaaccgtaagtcgcttttcaaccaaagttggatggtagatggacttttgGAATCTGCacgttatgctgcagtcggaggtcacatggtaaggtcaaaggtcattttcaggtcaacattaaagtttacgtgcaaggctcttatgacaagtgttattccatcccagtcatttcacaatgaagttttgatacaactctgttgcatgccctcacaaatcacaatatttctggttattttcataagtgggtgagacacaaaatcgcttttgccttgtgttAATTCTTCATCTTCAGTAACATTGGGTGATTTCTAGTTCGGTGTTGAGAGCGTGAAAAGGCTGCTGATAATGGGGCTTCCGCACGGAGTTGGATTCAGGCTGATATTGATCACATTGTCAGTATGTCATGcctcctatatatatatatatgttgcaTGTCTCATCTCAAATACTTGTGGGAGGTCTTGAAGATAAAGGTGGAAATGGAggctttttttaaatcatccaTAATCATGATTTTCCATCACCATTTTCATGGCCTTTAGCCTAGATATAAATAGGGCAAATATCAAACACCTGATGCAGATATGAAatacatatccgtgttaatgTAAGAATGACTGCACTTTCGACATGGCATTACCCCTGACCACCGAAATacaatttttcttgtttttttttgttaagtgAAACGAACCACCTGCCGTTTTGCATTCCTTTTGTAAATGATTGTGTTCAGTGACGCCTGGTCCTGAAAATTTCAGGTACTTTTAGAATGCTGCAGTGTTTGATCATCtttcaagaaaagaaatgtctcatgatttttttttatgaaagtttAGTTCCCTTATCCTTCAGATATGAAGAGTATTGTGCTCTGAAATGAATGCTTATTGAATACTGACCCCTTTGTTTATTTTCTAGAACATTTGTATTCACAATGACCCCCTGCCTTTAATCTTTCAGAGCGTATGAAGCACTCAATGTGAAGCATGAAAACCTAGCGCTGATCCAACCCCAATTTGAAGTGCCGCTGCCTCCTCTACAACCAGCGGTAAGTTCAGTCgacaatatttttcttcatttatctACAATGTGTGGAAGAGccctggtgtagtggttctgactctcgccttgtaaacagagggtcatgtgttcaaatcccactgcggtctaacgtcctttggcaaggcgttaatccacactttgccactcttgacccaggtgctaaatgggtacccggtaggatgcaaaAGATATCGTATATTTGATTTGCAAGCGCCATAATAacgctgcgatgaatgcaaggagtGCTCCcctcagggagtggaaattgtgcacttttcgtgcggatttgaaatgaatccaatgaccggggtaataatatgctgtaaagcgctttgagccattctgaaaaaaaaaattatcattataatgttGAAAATCACAGATTGGAAGCATTAAGATGATAATGTTACCACCCAGCTTCAATCCCACAAGTCACTCTGTAAATAGTAAAACTGTGACCAGCCAGCCCAATACCAACATTCTGGAGTTTTTTGCATTTACTGCGGGAAATTCTATTTAAAAATGCAAGTCAAGttacaatggagagctgagacacttttgtcgaaagttggtggacagGGACAGCATCAGAATCTCTTGACTTTGGACAACGGCATATGTTCAATTGTTTGTTCGGTGCAAATCTTTGGATGATCTGCCTTCCCAGTCCACCAGCTTTCGACAAAAGCTTCTCAgctgtccattgtgattttaattgcattttcaaaggatttGATGTgttgtagagagtttccccGTAGTAAATGCCCAAACTACCTAATAAGTCTCCAGGGAAGGTTCTCTGTTAATAGCTATTAGTAATTTGGTCATTCAAGATCAATAGAAATTAGCTTTTCCAAAAGGATAATTCGAAGAACAGTCAAAAttagaaattttaaagtttaatagAAGACAAGATACAATAGTTTCTTTTACACCATTTTTTGCTTTGACATTCCATGCTTTAGCGAACCacaaacttcaaaccttgttttctcattttccGAAGCTCTCGCTGAACTTCTTCATTCAAACAATTACTTGGGAAAGAAgttgttgatcaattttgacaagttatgTATCATTTGGGAGCTTAGGGTGTGCTTTTTCAATATGAATGAAAAGCtcgaaatttttttttgggcAACCTCTTTTTGGTTTTGGAGTGGCTGGTCACATGTAGTCAGTCATCTATGAATGGGTTTCATCAACATGTGTCATCTGACACATTTCCTTGACACCGTTCTCATTCCCCTTTCTataactagtttactggaaactggttcaggaaaccagtttggaagatagCTTTGTTAGCTTTCCATTTGATTACACAAAAGTGGTTTTTAAAGTCGTTTAACATAAAGCAATCTTGTTGCTATGAAAACGCTCCCAGTGGTGTGACACGTTTCGTGCAAAATTAGAAACCGCTGGGTACTGGCATTCTGTCTTGTGGAGTAGAGCGCTCATTGCAAGGTGGATTTATGAATCGGTTCGAAAGGTCGCTTTCAAGGTTGCTTTGACCGTACTcattaaggggaagttcaccctgaagaaaactttcttgtaaaaatagcagaaaaaatagtaaaaaatattggtgaaggtttgaggaaaatccgttaaagagtaagaaagttattagagttcaaagttttggatttgtgatgtcataaacgagcagctgtcccatgtgttacgtaatataaaatgcataaatttcaaattttgtatggttcctgatgacttaattttgttttcttttcatgatcgggtgtgaaacgatttgtctattgatatacaaaagttacagtgaaaaccattttcaattttctgagaaaatgacatttcattgattttttaccatttgctatgtaggaatgctgctcgcatatgacgtcacaaatcaaataattgaatttctaataactttttaattatttgatgaatttttctcaaaccttcggcaatatttttcattaatttttctgctatttttacaataaactttttgtcagggtgaacttcccctttacaagttaaactagtttccactaaactagtttcaggaatgtagtgagaacggtgtccttgattgtgattggacATGGGGATGTCGCACCTGCAGGTTTTTGCCTGTGTATGCGGAAATACATTAGGCAGTCGTCTATCTTTGATTGTGATTACTCTTGAATCTACAAAGAGTGACCATACAGAACAATGGATTCACCGGATCGTTTCCTCTGTTCTGGCTCCTGAGTGTGAAATTGAGTGCAATCCATGCTAAAAAATTGCTGACTGGGTTGGGTCTGAACATATGGCAAGCCATTTTGCCATAATTATTCCTATGTTTTATGTCAATGGATAAATTTTTGATAACGGTTTTGCCATTTCTGACGGGAAATTACTTTTTGATATCGAGAATTTGATTACTCGATATTACTATTAAGTtactgatttaaataaataggaTGAATAAAGTTTGCTTTAAAAGGAAATCCATCCTTTGGTCATGAAATGAAtgtgtggaaagagaaaatagaaTAAACAGGATCAATGGGTGGaagttttaaataaataattgaacagaatttgattaacatggagaaggtttacggttcaccatgtTTAGTCCTTCCAATCTGATACATGTACTATATCTTAAGCAAATTTTGAAACCTCTGCAATTacttatattttaaaatattctgtTGATTCATATTAACCCCTAAAGTAGTACATTTTTTCATGCTTTGTGTATTTCttataattctattttgatactgttttgttgtttttttacgtAAAAGTTCTGTGCAATTCAGTTCTAGCTGCGAACAGTCTTTGaataaaataccattattattattattatacaggCAGAAAATTAAAATGGACAGACGAGAAAGGATCCAGattccatttcaattttcatattaCACATGATGAAACGTAAACCTTCTTCATGTTATAAACTCCACCAAACCTATAAAGATCATCAGaatttaattaataaaaaatctgTAACACAATGCTCATATCTTGTTGAATTGGCATGTTAACCTGAAAGTAGAATAAGATAAAACAAGAGGGGGAAACAGGGACACCTTCTCAGTTGCACTCAATGTGAACCTGCCTGGAGGAATGCATAATGTGTTACAGTAGTTCAGCTTGGCCGGTGGAGAAGTGTCTTTGCCTTTGGGCTCGATCTCAAGATAGATCATGCAGTGCAAACACTATTTGATTATTGATAACTTTGTGCtatttcattattgatattctgtGCAGGTGTTTCCGCCAGCATTTAGGGAACTTCCCCCGCCGGCCCTAGATCTGTTCGACCTAGATGAATCGTTTTCGTCAGAGAAAGCCAGACTGGCGCAGATCACGAATAAATGTAAGAGGGGGAAATCCATCTCTACAGATTGTGCGATAGTGTTTATGATTTGGTGATGAtcgtgatggtgatgatggttttGGTGGTGATAGTTGTCATGATGAAGAAGGTGGTAATTGACCTTTGATTATAATGTTGATAGTGCATTGCAGgatgataattgtaattgaGGGTACTGATCATTGAATATTGATGGTGCTAATGCTGGTATGATGATATGGaaagtgatggtggtgatgatgatgatgataatgaagatgatgatgataatgaagatgatgatgaaggtgatggtgatgatgatgatggtgatgatgatgatgatggtgatgatgatgataatgatgatgatgatgatgaagatgatgaagttgatggtaatgatgatgatggtgatgatggtgatgatgatgatgatgatggtaatgatggtgatgatggtgataatgatggtgatgatgatgatgatgatggtgatgatggtgatgatggtaatgatgacgatgatgatgatattcatgatgatgatggtgatgattgtaatgattgTGGTGTTTATTGCAGCAGTGCTGCTGCTGCCGATGTTTATAATGCCAAAGTACTAATGAATGTTGAAGAAAATGTTCAATAAGTTCACTTTATTTTGAcagatatttcaaaatgaatacaataaCCTAATTTAAATTCCTTCCTTCTCTAATTCTGATCCtttctttgatttgtattaGAAGATGTGTTTTCCTGTATGTTCTTGTCCTTAACTGAAATAGCTAatagaatgctattttagggTGAAAATGTTGATTCTGTCATTTCTATAGAAAATACCTAAAAACATTGTCAAAACAATtaatttcctatgtattttatttattacataTATTTCTGATTCATTACATGAATATAATTCCTTGTTTaaaacctttgttttttattggttTTTCGATGATCCTTGTTGGGAACCCATTTGCAGTCTTAAATTCTACTCCCCCCAGGTAACTTAGGGTTAAAGTTTTGAATCTTTTGCAAATGTCTTTCCATGGTAAAGGGGTCTCCATCTTCCATCAGAGTCTTATGCTAATCCTGAGGAGGAGCTAAGTTATTGTAAAGCTTTTTGGCTAATCAGATGGTCACCATGGCAACCATTATTCCctaaacaaaacagaaaaaattatcaaaagaatTTGGTACATGTTAGAAACAGCAAGCAGCTGCAgaagttttatattttgtgttttaagATATTTCCTCCATGATATCTAAAGTTTGAACTAGTGTTTCAAGATGTTGTCTTTATTAGGTGGTATTGCTATGATTAGGGATGGGGCGGGGGCATAGTTTAGAcaagtttgaaaaatataatatttcaataggATGATGGCAGGTAATCATGCAAATCATAATCAAAATGATGTCTATTGTGattcttatttttgtattatttagaATTAGTAGCAGTATGaatgtcatcgtcatcattgttATCACTTTTTGTGCAGTGCAATCATTGTTGTATAATTACCACCATCAGTCTTGTTAACCTTGTTAATAATTCCCTCTTTCGTAATGATCATTACGTTTTCAGGCACCGATGACGATCTGGAGTACTACGTGCGGGAGTGTGGTGATATCTTGGGGATCAGCATGATATATATTGTTATTCTTATTCATTTCTATAAGCAGtattatcattctcatcattgtTATCACTTTGTGTGCAGTGTAATCATTGTATAATTACAACCATCAGTCTTGTTAACCTTGTTAATACCCTCTTTCGTAACGATCATTACGTTTTCAGGCACCGATGACGATCTGGAGTACTACGTGCGGGAGTGTGGTGATATCTTGGGGATCAGCATGAAGCTCCCGGCAGACTCACGCGATGCCAAACATATCCTGGAGCATGTCTTTGCACAGGTGGTCGAATTCAAGAAACTCAACCAGGTAAAGGGGAGATGAACAGGGAATTTCCCTTTATTTGGCGATCTCTGGAAGGCTGTGTTCAAACTGTACTCTTTTCTCTGATTCGTGTACGGCCTATTAAAACTGCAATCGCTTAAATGTTGAAATGTAGCAATGTTGCTTcatttgggggagggggggggttggttCTCCTATTATGGGGGAGAtgtctgatgaaaaaaaaagattgttagAACTAGAATCTCTCTTATGTCTAGTGATATTCAGGACTGTTACTTCAGTTGAAGAAAAACAATCCTTCTGTTCAAGCCATTTTCTCTTGTCTACaagggtgtgagagttcagattctTAACCTGATTTTCAGATTTTGGGGTTTTGATGTTCAGCTTGATTTCAacttatttttggctttcctctgtacaaaaagtattggagctctttctatttcatacTTTTTAAACACTCTTCAGctgttttcagatttttttgtgaccactcacaccccctGTGTCTAAATCATGTGCATTAAACCTTGTAACTGTTGCAATGTTGCTTGTGTGATATAGACCTTGTGAAATGGCCTGGTGTGGGGGCAGGAGGCTGTTGTACCACAGAAACTCAGATTGAATACTAGAAGGAATTTAGATGTAGATTCCTAAATTGATTGCATTAAATATCACAATTCACTATCTGGCAGAATCCCTGGGTGTACTTATCATTGCAGTTGACGCACATCAACACTGAATATATGCAAGACATCAATATTACCAATTCTACCAATTGTTTACATCACTCCATCTCCCATGCGTAATAGAAaaacaaactttcaaaattatctGATTTAAATTTAACACATACTTTTATGTCACTATCCTCCACCATATTCCATAATTAAAATTCTACTaactttttgttcattttgttcCCCCTTTTTCATACAAACaggatgatgctgatgatgaggTCATGTGATGACCATACAGGAATATGATTGGATGGTAAGGTCATGTGATGACTGTACGTGGATATGATTGGATGACTTCTTCTTTATCTGTATTCTTGACACTAAAGTGCTCTCAAAACCTTGTGATGGACACCATGTAAGCACTAACATCAAGTCATCAGGTCTTGACAGCGTTAACAGTTCCTCAGGTTCAACTAGCTTTGCCTTAAGCCCTTTGCACACTTCACAATGCAATGGCGACccggggcctgtaacacaagtCATCTTAGACGAACATCtctgtgattgattgcattgatcccactttacaatcaatcatgaaaatcaagtgtatgatcaatcgctaacctttgtgttacaggaccccgATTATGGGGGGAAAAATGCATTTTGCTTGAAATTTGAAAGCTCAAACAAGAAAAGTCCttgtatttgaaatttcaaagaTGAAATTTCAAGATGGGCACATGTAGATGTATGAGCAAGAATATCCTTTGTTAATCACCGTTTGGTGACAAAAAACAGATGGGATATTCTTTTACTCAGatagtaaatgaaaaaaaaattgtttgccaCATATGTCAGGTTTTTACAAATAATATGTAGATAGGTGTTCACAGGAAAATCAGTTTTATGATGATGCTAGGTTGGCAAATCCTTGCATTTAAACAAGAGATCATGTTGAttaatatatgatataaatgataataataatttgtataGGCGTAATTCAAATGTTTCTGAgggctgcatactattaccccggctttagcatggcaaccctgatcgggcgcatcaagCACTCAAGGAAATCCTTCCTACTGAGTTTCCTCTGTTATTTGATCTTTCATTCAGTTTAACATGTCAGATGTGTCAGCAGtccaaaatattttacaaattgtCATCTTCACCTTGAAATTGGTCTCAAGAAGTTGAGATCATCTACTGGTTTcggttgattttaatcagtcataattatGTAAAACAAACACGCGTAAGGCTTAAGCGTAAATGTACTTACAGGCATGTTTTTTCATGTGTGTAGTCAGTAATACACTGGCATGTgttcatgaaaataaacatattttttgctAGATAATCAGActtttattgtatgaattttgaaaagtcGCTACCGGTACTTTAGTAATCACAAGCATTGGCCTGCCTTGTGCATATAGAGTGACTATGTACTGTATAATTGTATATTTTCTGTgtctatttattgaaaatgactacttattttcattagtttactttacctttttttttaattattaggAGAGAGTATCAAAGCTGTGATTTACAATGCATTCCTCCTGATGTATATTGCTAAGGATGATACTGTTAAATAATCTTTGATCCAAAAAATCTTGGTTTACCAATATGAGCAAAGAAATTTCGAAATTTGGGGCACTGTAGGTTTTTGAAAAAATTCAAGTTCTAGTTTGTAACACGAAGGTTTGCGTTTAATCACAAATCAAGAGGAGGGAAAATCTGGAGATTTTGGTCAAATCATACTCATGGAATGCAATCTACTGCAAATTAATTGGATAACTGGATAACTTGTTAAGTTTGTGCACATGAAGTTTCCATTTATTCATGACATATACTCAAAtctttttacaaagaaaatcTTTCTAAACTCTGAGGCATTTGTTATGTCTTATGCACTGTTGTTACAAATGTGATGCTAAGCTTTGTTGCTGAGTATTGTCTCACTATGTCTCAATGACACTTTTCATTTCAGAATCACCTTGAAATacatcaaatttaaaaaaaaaacattgaaaacatGAGAAGCTGGAAAAGAGTTGGAGTAATTATATAGGGAATCTTGAGACTTCTTAAGTGATTATACACCTGGGAATTTGGTTTTCTTGAAATGCTTGGAACCCTGGATTTgctagaaaaaaacaaacaaatgaaggGCTTCGTGTGAACGTAAAGATATTTCTTGCTGGGGCCATCATCATAAGCATGTGCATTTATGTCACTTCAGGGGTAGTGTTTCaccaattgattttttttctgacccAATAAGATGCAATGTGgttatttctttcatgaaacgctccacAGCTTTAGTCTTttaggacaaatccaccccaacaaaagttgatttaaataaaaagaaaaaattcaacaagtttacctgaaattttcatcaaaatcagatgtaaaataagaaagttattacattttataatgttttgcttaatttcacaaaactgttatatgcacaacccctggtcagtatgcaaatgaggggactgatgatgtcatccgatcactatttttattttattatctgaaatattttgattttcttttcattgacaagtcgaacaacaattaattcctccctgaacatgtggaatcagCATTGCTCAATAATatgtatggttcagtcaagtagGTCCTTAcagtcaaatctataaaaatgaaatattgtataatttaaaaaaagaatgaaaaaaaaccccaaaatagTGAGCgagagacatcatcgactgtctcatttgcacaAAAGTGAGTTGTgtttatcactgttttgtaaaaatggcgaaactttaaaatttcataactttcttattttacatccaattgtgatgaaattttttgtgttatataatttgatttttctctatttattcaaattgagatttttctggggtggacttgacct is a window encoding:
- the LOC121430747 gene encoding intraflagellar transport protein 52 homolog isoform X2, producing MAPTTRDVGDKGQRTSIVFDVSKRELFSTQNGFKQLNKKLRSNWKIVSNKDEITDEKLSSAKVFVIAGPRDKFTAPEFEAIKKYMENGGSVLVMVGEGGETKFDTNINFLLEEFGIMVNNDCVVRTSYFKYFHPKEALVSNGILNRAISQAAGKSVPGSGDEDAQNDTQALTYLYPYGATLNVAKPASAILSTGTVCFPLNRPVCALHSSKYSKGKLAVLGSVHMFSDQYLEKEENNKIMDVLFKWLTTDEVVLNAIDAEDPEISDYNFLPDTSKLADKLRTCLQENEDTPRDFNTLFDGTVYSLDTKVVPKVVRAYEALNVKHENLALIQPQFEVPLPPLQPAVFPPAFRELPPPALDLFDLDESFSSEKARLAQITNKCTDDDLEYYVRECGDILGISMKLPADSRDAKHILEHVFAQVVEFKKLNQDDADDEVM
- the LOC121430747 gene encoding intraflagellar transport protein 52 homolog isoform X1, translated to MAPTTRDVGDKGQRTSIVFDVSKRELFSTQNGFKQLNKKLRSNWKIVSNKDEITDEKLSSAKVFVIAGPRDKFTAPEFEAIKKYMENGGSVLVMVGEGGETKFDTNINFLLEEFGIMVNNDCVVRTSYFKYFHPKEALVSNGILNRAISQAAGKSVPGSGDEDAQNDTQALTYLYPYGATLNVAKPASAILSTGTVCFPLNRPVCALHSSKYSKGKLAVLGSVHMFSDQYLEKEENNKIMDVLFKWLTTDEVVLNAIDAEDPEISDYNFLPDTSKLADKLRTCLQENEDTPRDFNTLFDGTVYSLDTKVVPKVVRAYEALNVKHENLALIQPQFEVPLPPLQPAVFPPAFRELPPPALDLFDLDESFSSEKARLAQITNKCTDDDLEYYVRECGDILGISMIYIVILIHFYKQYYHSHHCYHFVCSVIIV